ACCTACAACTATAAGAAAAATCATCCATCCGTTAGAAGAcacggcaaaaaaaaaaaaaatttatttatgtGCAACCATTTACAATACATAAATTAGAAACACATAAGCAAAAAAAACAAagagagaagagaaagagaaaagagtgggaagaaaatcaaaacatgaaaatAAATTACAAACTAAAAAGTGTATCCAGGACCATCTTGCTAGCTGATCACGGCTTGCTAACTTTTCATTTTCAACTGAATCCATTAATTTTATATCTTCTTCTCCCAATTCTCTCAACGACACTAAGGTGTTCTTGTGAGGCGATATTTGTATAAATGCAGTAGAATCCACAAGCTTTTTTGAGGTTGAAGCTATTGCATCGTAAATACCAAGAGAGCTACCATCAAAATATAAAACACCACCACTCTTAGTGAAGGCTAATGGTTCTCTTCCGAGAAGACGAAACTCTTCACTCCAACCCAATGGCTCATcgttcttcttttcttgtaaccATATGTCACTCCATATGCATCCCGTGATTTGACAGTAATATCTGATAGCATAATATAAAGCCGCCCCAATAACCCCTATAGAGAAATCATACCTGGCCTTTTCAAGTGGCAAAGGAGGGGTTGAAAAATTGCGAAACTTTTCCTCagccaaatcaaaaaaaaaaaccaatcctCCTACATAATCCACCCAATACAGCGCCTCGTTCACAAAGACACTATGTTCGACATAAGCTTCACCAAACATATTATCAAACTTCCCAACAGATCTCCACCCGTTGCCACTGCCAAGAGTGTAGACAGCAACCTTTGTAAAGCCAGGTTCTCTCCATAGCTCGTACACTTCAACAACTTTGTATTCATTAGTTAAAGGAAGATAACCAAACCCAGTCGAACAATGAATATTATGATCATTATTCTTAACATTGGGAAGCAAAACATATTCTTTAGTCAAGGGGTTACAAATATAAGTAGTGTGATCTCCATATCCATGTAGACAGACTAAACCATTAACAGAACCGATAACCTTATAATAAGTAGATGTAAATGGAGGTGCTAAATTGAACCCTCTAACACTATGAACAGGTATCTCATCATGAGTATCACTATATTCAAAATAGTGAAGTTTTTGATTCTTATCCTTAACAAGAAAACTCAACTTACCAGAGTCAGCAGCAGCAGGATGACTAAGATGAGTTAAATGTATTTGAGAGAATGATGGATTATGAGAAGAAACAAGATTTCTCCACAGTCGACATACTAATTTACTCTCTAATACTGATTCAGTTGGTAAACGAGCTATGATGTCTAGTAGAATGTCTGCTGGGAGATCCTTGATATTCCGCAATCCCATCAAGGAAGAGGGATTTACACAGAGAAGAGAGTTGAGAAAATTTGGGAATTCTGGTTGTTGGAGTAGAGTGTGAGAAGTGGTACGGTGTGAGTGAGCACTGGTATTGACTTCATATATCTTTGTTCTCTATGAAATTTGTATTCTCTTCTCCTGATGTAGAGCACTTTGTTGTTGTCTATTCTTGTTCACAACTCTCTATTTCTCTTGTCATTTATAGTGGGAGAACTCACCCTAACCCACAAAGATGGTTTAAGTATCCAGCATTCCACCGATTGTATGTCAAATACTTTTGTCAACCGCATGCCTCCAATAATGAGGTATATCCTATATACGACCGTGCATAGGAATGATGGCTGAGTTTTGCAAAGGAATGGGCTACCAGATATTATAATGGCAGTGGTTTTGGAGATGGAGTTTGATGGCCGGAAATTAGCTCCATTTCAATTATCCTGCGAAACAACAGTTGAAGGCGGGACGTTAATAAGCAAACGGAACAAGGAATCGAGCCAAAATACAAATTTACTGGTCGTGAAGTGAATATTACTACCAGAAACATTATTCTCAGATTGTTTTGACTCTTAGGGACACCGATTCACAAACTTAAGGTTGCACCAGGGTATCTGACAAGCACCTAAGAATTTGCTTTTCGATTTATTAAAGAAAAACGCAATAATTAAAGTACAGTAATGATTTTGCTGGGGCATTACAACAGTGCATACATTTTTGGTGCTTACGTGATGCTGGTGAGCACTTGCTCGTCTCTCCACCAACTGCTTTAGGATGCAAGTCAAGTTGTAACTACCATTCAAGCTTAAATAAAATTTCTTTTGCATAAAATAATGTCAACATATAAATGAATCAAAAAGAAAGCCCACACGTTGTGTGTCGCGTCGTGGCAAAGAATTTTGTGTTATATACTCCAGAAACATCTCATTCTCATAAACTTTCTCCGGAAAAAAGACTGATCAAGAAAACCAAGCAATAATATGGAGAGGAAAAATTATGGTTTTCCGGAATCATTAATTCTCAAATGTGCGGTTCAAATAAAGATAGTTCTGATGTTATAGCTGATTATCCTGAAATTCCAACTATTACAAAAATTTCAAGAGACATGTTCAAGTCTATTCCTAGTTCTGATGCCATCTTCATGAAGGTTattattcttattttcttttattatatATTTTCTAAGAGAGTCCTAAGATTTGAACTGATCATGACTTCAAACTGGTTATAAGTTCATTTTGAATCTTATACCTGCCGGTGTTATGTGGACTGTTCGGTTAAAAAGAAATCATAGAATATTGAAGACCTTTATGGATATACAATGAACCCTAagaatttccttttcttctttttttgtgtaAATCACTCTCTTGCTTACCGAtagctttcttctttctttttgccTTATGAGTAATAATAATCATATAAATTAAGCATCTCAGAACGTCCTCCCCGGTAGCAATGATGATGAGcgtattctttctctttcttttccctgCAAAGCATCGTAGGTGGTTTAAAGAAAGGGCCAGGAGACCCATTTTAGAGAACAAACAATGTAGTAGTAGAGATTAATTGCGAATTACCATTTAGAACTGTgacaattatttttatgactatAAAATGTGATGTTTTATTCTTATGGCCCTAGGGTCATATAAATAAATATGTGAATTATTCCCATGACCTTGACCCAGTTTAGAAATAATCTCTTCTTCTTTAAAACACTAAGTCATATAAGTTCCCACGTTGCACGGTGAGCGTGACACCCCTTTCAAATTAAATGAGATAAAAGCTTTGAACTAGAGCAATTCTGGAAAAGACAAGTGGCAGGACTCTATTAGTCGGAGCATTAAAATCTGAATTACACTATGTTTACACCCTATATTTAACTGGCAGTTTATAACACCGTTAGGGAAACGTGGGTACACGATACTTCTGTCAGGTTTTGTGCCTAAATAATTACTTAGGCTTGGTTTACACCGAATACTTACCTGGACGTTATTAACGCCGGTTAGGTATACAAAACTTCCGTCAAGCATTAACCCATTCAGGCTGAGAGAAAGGAAATAATTCcccgtttcttttcttttttgttcttccCCATTTCATCTCGCAGAATCTGAAATCGAGAATCTGCAGTGAATTAGGATCGGAGATGAACTTCTGAATGGTTTTATATAGATGGAGAAATCAGGTATATCACagattcttttattttctttttatctaTGGTAGTGTGCTTGGTAATTATATAATCATATACATAACCAATTCATGGTAAAAAAGTCTATGGTAGTAATCCCTTGATCTAGGAAATTCGTTATTCAACTCAATGGTGATGTATATGAACGTTTGATGAGTTAGGAAATTCTGATTGTTTCTGGAACTGGATATTTTGCACACAAGGTGTTTGTAGAAATGCCTGAGACATAAATTCCCTTTCAACATGGAGTAAGAAGATGTGATGGATAGCATATACTGCTGTAGAGTGTGATTGATACCATTATTTCATCTGATGGTACCGATCCTAGCTTGTTTCTTCATCAAAACCACCATTACTTCTTCTTCAATAATCTCCATTACCATTATTTCATCATCTTCTGCTACTGCTCCTGTGTGTAGATTGAGATTTGAATATCGATTTCATGAATTCATCTCAGATTTGGGTTTAATTTGACTCAACGGTGCGTTTCTATCTACATCTACAGCAAACAGTTGGTTATTTTCTTCATCCACTTCCATTAATGGTGTTTctggtaagaattagggttttgattaggTTTGATACCTCTACTACATCAACAAACAGAATTAAGCATGTATTTTAGATCTAAAATTCAGTTTTAGGGTTTGAGCTCTTGGTTATTTCAATTTCCTGTTTGGTGTTTGGATTGAAATCTCTTACCTCATCAACTAAAATTGAGTCTCTGCTGGTAATCTCCAATTCCATCTTTAGATTACTTTAGATTTGATCTCATGTGTTCAATTTCTACCTCACTTGCTCAACTTCACCCAGTTTCATCTTCAACTGCCTTATACATCATAATTAGCATGTATTTTGCATCTAATTTCTTCATCAAGATCTGTTGTTCTTGTTCCCTGATGCCATGAGCGTCTGAGCGTGTTCTAGTCCGCTACACCAAGGTCTAGTTAGGGAGAAAACTTAAAGTCGTTCCACTGATTGGATTCAGTAGAAGGTTGAGAAGTTGTTGGTCTCATATCTTACTTCAAGGCAGTCCTCACATATGTGTTGAAGTATCTTGCGTTCTTAATGGTGTTTCTGCAATTGGACATCGAACTGGAGTTGGTGAGCTATATTAAGTACAGATTTGAGTTCTTTTGTTGAGTTTGTATACACTCGGTATGCAACCTGGTTTTCAGCTTGCATATGTGTTCAATATGCAATCTGTTGTTCTTCTACTTTTCATGCTCTTCGAATAATTCAGTTGAAGTTTCATCTTCAATGGTGTTTTTTACTTCTATTTCTTATGTGACTGAATAATCTAAAGTGCTATGGACTTATAGAGAATAATCCAAGGATAATAATATGGTTGAAGAGTTCGCTTCTTTCACGGTCCACTGCAAGGGGACTCAAATTATGGGTTTGACTATTTGCTCTCCTATGATGCTCATGGTGCTGTGTTTGTGCTTCTCATGAACCAGTTGGTGTTGGCTAGTGTTAATATACTTCAACTGAGATGTTTGTTGCTCTTAGTGGTGTCCAAGAATGAGTTGTGTATAGGTATTCATCTACAGTTCCAGGGAGTGAATGACTTATTCCAATCTTAGAGGCTTCCAATTCTCATTTTGGTGTTGAATTAAATTTTTTACAATCGCATGAGTTGGTTCTTTTGCTATTGGTTGCTGGAATACTTAGTGTGTATGTGTAAGGTTGAGTTGCTACTGGTGGTTACTTCTTTCCAAGATGGAATACTTCAGCTGATATTTGGTGTTCAATTTCTGTCATACACCCAAACTGCAGGATATATAGTTCAAGGCATAAACCCAAGCTTCATTGCAGACATCCTACTACACCACCTAGTTATGTTCTTCATCAATTCCAGATCCTGCTGCATTAGCTACTTCTCATACCGCACCAGCTCAGGCTATCTCTCATGCTGCCAATCTGAGCATTTTACATACCACCTACTACAACAACTAGCTTGCTGATTCTTTATGCTGAATACTTCCACCACTACTGTTAGTGTGTCTACTTATACAATATGTTGCCTCACTTTCTGCATCACCACCTACTATTGTTGATGTCTACATACTTTATGTCCATTCTACATCAACTGCACCTTGTTTTTGAAGTTATTTCATGATGTATGCTGCTTCGGTCCCTATCAAAATTGTGCTTCATGTTTCCTACTCAAACTGGACATTCCGCACCACCTGTAATGGATATCTTTCATACTGTTCAACTGTGTATCTATGTGTGTGTTGGCTTTTGTGAGAGTTGTGTGTGTGTAAGGTGCAATTCAATAGTGGCTCTTATAATTTTGAAGTTTGTTAGTTAATACTTTCTTGATTGCTCTTTAATTTGGCTTTTTTAGAGTCAATAACTGTCGTTACTTAGGAAACTTTACTTGAATTGTTAGCATAAACGAAATTAACATtgcatattagcttggttaataCACTTTGAACATTGTAGTGCATGTACAAGTTATGGTTACAAGGAAAATCGGTTTGtagaatccttcttttttttttccaatttcttgAAATAAAATTTATACATGTCTTTTCATTTATGAGGGTCTTTAGCTAATGCTACAAATTTGAATGCAATGAATTTTGCTTAACCTTTTGATAGCTTTGTGGGATATCGTGGAGTCTTAGATAGCTTCAAGATGTGGTGTTGTGGTATATGGTGAATTGTGTGTTGGAAACTTGATGTTGGGAGATTCATCGTCAGCGACGGAAGCAGGATTAAAAATCTAGGTGGGCTAGATCAAATATATTAAGCTAAAAGTCAAATTTTAGAATGGGCTAAAAAAATTTCCCACAAAATTTtcctttgaaaaaatgaaaattggGTTGTATTTAGAATTTTGGGGGTGGCTGGAGCACCCCCAGTTCATCGTTTTTGCTTTCGGTGCTTTGGGAACCATTGGTGGGGGTGATATGTGCTATAATTGATCTCAGGTAGCTCTTACTGCCAGTATACTCCTATAGGGTAACTGTCTCAAAAAAGAATACCCCTACCTAAGACAAATCTTTTACTTTTTTCCTTTGTGATCAATTTTGTTAAGCTAATGATAACACTGGACATAATTTATGCTTCTTATATTGTTAATTGCTGGCACAGTGGGTGAGGACATGAGTTTTGATTTTTAGTTACTGATTTTTGGTATAAACATGATTCGGGTTACCAACTGGTGGCTATTGGAACATGATAACACGGCAATCGGATACTGGCCAAAGGAAACATTCACTCATCTAGATAATGCTTCAGTTGTTTGATATGGTGGAAAGCAGTGTAGGTTAAGGTCGGTatttaaagtttgaaaaataaGTCAAACTTTGGTGTCGGGTCGGTGGAGTTTTGGGTTTGGGATAAACCAAAACTTGACCGGTTGTTTACTTGATCCTAAAATTTAGGAACTTTATAactaagttaggaaaccctaaGCCTGTAGGATAGGTAATGTGAATCATATAAAAGGAGGCTTAGGCTATGAGTTTTAGCTATGGAGTTCTCAGGAAAATTCTCCTTAGAGATGTGAGGAATTCATCCCACCTCTTGgggtggttatgtgagagacctaatggtaaaattagtacatcattatggtgcttatgggatacttatcgatgttggaagatatgtcgttatggattATTCATGTGGAGATGTTGGTGAGACATCTTGttaaggagaagatcatcttggtggtgctggattagattatcgGTGTTGAGCTAAAGGCATTCATGGTAATCTATGTCAGGGTGTGCAGAAAAGTTCGTCTCGTTGTgatagataatgtggtaaacattatctcgtatgggtgaagatcactgctttggatcttatagggtgcttcTGAGAGTTCTTGTGTTCGATCACGTTATGGTGAGTCGATTAATTGATTATTCAATTCTTGTGTAATTCTCAATTGGTGGTCCTATAATAAAGAAAGAGGCCGTAGtcgtttggtggatgtaggcaATATTCACACAtcgtgtatattgttgaaccacgttaaatctgtgggtactttatttcttgttgctttgtttatgg
This genomic window from Papaver somniferum cultivar HN1 unplaced genomic scaffold, ASM357369v1 unplaced-scaffold_15, whole genome shotgun sequence contains:
- the LOC113335793 gene encoding F-box protein At3g07870-like — its product is MGLRNIKDLPADILLDIIARLPTESVLESKLVCRLWRNLVSSHNPSFSQIHLTHLSHPAAADSGKLSFLVKDKNQKLHYFEYSDTHDEIPVHSVRGFNLAPPFTSTYYKVIGSVNGLVCLHGYGDHTTYICNPLTKEYVLLPNVKNNDHNIHCSTGFGYLPLTNEYKVVEVYELWREPGFTKVAVYTLGSGNGWRSVGKFDNMFGEAYVEHSVFVNEALYWVDYVGGLVFFFDLAEEKFRNFSTPPLPLEKARYDFSIGVIGAALYYAIRYYCQITGCIWSDIWLQEKKNDEPLGWSEEFRLLGREPLAFTKSGGVLYFDGSSLGIYDAIASTSKKLVDSTAFIQISPHKNTLVSLRELGEEDIKLMDSVENEKLASRDQLARWSWIHFLVCNLFSCFDFLPTLFSFSSLFVFFAYVFLIYVL